One genomic region from Streptomyces venezuelae encodes:
- a CDS encoding Wzz/FepE/Etk N-terminal domain-containing protein has translation MSEDTIRLVTIGRIVRRRRRLLTLLVVVGALVGYGTSLLLPPRYTTSASVLLPGAWEERELRTQAEIATSSVVVDRVAAALGRPGADGVELRERVTAEVADGNIITVSGTADTPERAQRLADLVAREFVTFAEQVLGSDTDRDAAARLEALRQAVVRTDRRITELAEAADPGRTVESVQTRTDLEKLRTALREAVDKLDQADPASGRAVKADMVVMGPAVRPAGEAPPTRTQLIAGGALLFLLVAVVGHLVAARMSRRLRTEPEIAAALGSTLLGSVDVPAQRPTHGPAGRGPRALVRRLLGVDVRWDLPASRKSGDEASRQTRYRRVCARLRDRLPASRLLVVVPDGDEIGRLAAERLAAEAAGDPSPDASGTGYPKLRVVEVPVSRPMLPDRDEESGALVVLSAGQWTAGELAGIAEACVDSGHELVGIVLAGTVLAGPTRAAGRPRRSAAAALAPADEATGVPG, from the coding sequence CCGCCGCGCTACACGACCTCGGCCTCGGTACTGCTGCCGGGGGCGTGGGAGGAGCGCGAGCTGCGGACGCAGGCGGAGATCGCGACCAGTTCGGTGGTGGTCGACCGGGTGGCCGCCGCCCTCGGCCGGCCCGGCGCCGACGGCGTCGAGCTGCGCGAGCGGGTGACCGCCGAGGTCGCCGACGGGAACATCATCACGGTCTCGGGCACGGCCGACACCCCGGAGCGCGCGCAGCGACTCGCCGACCTGGTGGCGCGGGAGTTCGTGACGTTCGCCGAACAGGTCCTGGGCAGCGACACCGACCGCGACGCGGCGGCGCGGCTGGAGGCACTGCGGCAGGCCGTCGTGCGGACCGACCGCCGCATCACCGAGCTGGCCGAAGCGGCCGATCCCGGGCGGACCGTGGAGAGCGTGCAGACCCGCACCGACCTCGAGAAGCTGCGTACCGCGCTGCGGGAGGCCGTCGACAAGCTGGACCAGGCCGACCCCGCCTCCGGCAGGGCGGTCAAGGCCGACATGGTCGTCATGGGCCCGGCGGTCCGCCCGGCCGGCGAGGCGCCGCCGACGAGGACGCAGCTCATCGCCGGCGGAGCGCTGCTGTTCCTGCTGGTCGCGGTCGTCGGCCACCTCGTCGCCGCCCGGATGAGCCGTCGGCTGCGCACCGAGCCGGAGATCGCCGCGGCGCTGGGCTCGACGCTCCTCGGCAGCGTCGACGTGCCCGCACAGCGGCCCACGCACGGGCCGGCCGGCCGTGGCCCGCGGGCACTGGTCCGCCGGCTGCTCGGCGTCGACGTCCGGTGGGACCTGCCGGCCTCCCGGAAGTCCGGCGACGAGGCGAGCAGGCAGACCCGCTACCGGCGGGTGTGCGCCCGCCTCCGGGACCGGCTGCCGGCCTCCCGGCTGCTGGTCGTCGTCCCGGACGGCGACGAGATCGGCCGGCTGGCCGCCGAGCGGCTCGCCGCCGAGGCCGCGGGCGATCCCTCCCCCGACGCCTCGGGCACGGGATACCCCAAGCTGCGCGTGGTGGAGGTCCCGGTGTCCCGGCCGATGCTGCCGGACCGCGACGAGGAGTCCGGCGCCCTGGTGGTGCTCAGCGCGGGCCAGTGGACCGCGGGAGAGCTCGCCGGCATCGCCGAGGCGTGCGTGGACTCCGGCCACGAGCTCGTCGGCATCGTCCTCGCGGGCACGGTCCTGGCAGGACCGACACGGGCAGCCGGCCGTCCTCGGCGATCCGCCGCGGCGGCTCTCGCGCCGGCCGACGAGGCGACGGGAGTGCCCGGGTGA
- a CDS encoding Wzz/FepE/Etk N-terminal domain-containing protein has translation MTTRTTAEQPAAAPLLDLHALVVAVRRRRRVWYASALLGLLLGTAFAVLLPPPPTAVTKLLVAHQEDQPNDPGTLIRTDVALLQTTRIAGEALRSLKSPVKPEDFMKEYTAAGLTNNLLQIEVAGDTDAEALARARALADVFVADHVRRIQEVADAEAKALLDQRDRMRDELAQVNRTIGDGSPESGPRASADREALFARRAELTSRISDFDQRAAEARMGTPRLVAGTQIVDAPRMVRHSLPRTAATDAAIGLALGLVLGLAVSAVGAVVADRPVLRREIAANLGASVIAELPRRSAWPWQRRRARAARERLTTSLARTVRGSGEPVSLLELGCERSASAIALDLAGSLAADGPVVVVDGLPGRRLADRRPKPGDPAVVGGERAATVPRQERLVGIGSVAPGTAWTDLRYLGPRTVLVVRAGHGSAAWLHTVARQLADQHIPVVGVVLIDPDPRDRTDGTLWEGPFTALRGRNEVPVRRNGGGTSRAVQAVGEGGRRTERLPMWAARVPDSDQEGQ, from the coding sequence GTGACGACACGTACGACAGCGGAGCAGCCGGCCGCCGCTCCGCTCCTCGACCTGCACGCACTGGTGGTGGCGGTGCGCCGGCGGCGGCGCGTCTGGTACGCCTCGGCGCTCCTGGGGCTGCTCCTCGGGACGGCCTTCGCGGTGCTGCTGCCGCCACCGCCGACCGCGGTGACCAAGCTGCTGGTCGCGCATCAGGAGGACCAGCCGAACGACCCCGGCACGCTGATCCGCACCGACGTCGCGCTTCTGCAGACGACGCGGATCGCCGGTGAGGCCCTGCGCTCTCTCAAGTCCCCGGTGAAGCCGGAGGACTTCATGAAGGAGTACACGGCCGCCGGCCTGACCAACAACCTGCTGCAGATCGAGGTGGCGGGTGACACCGACGCGGAGGCCTTGGCGCGCGCCAGGGCGCTGGCCGACGTGTTCGTCGCCGACCATGTGAGGCGGATCCAGGAGGTCGCGGACGCCGAGGCCAAGGCCCTGCTCGACCAGCGCGACCGCATGCGGGACGAACTCGCCCAGGTCAACAGGACGATCGGGGACGGATCGCCGGAGAGCGGGCCCAGGGCGTCGGCGGACCGGGAGGCGCTCTTCGCCCGCCGGGCCGAACTCACCTCGCGGATCAGCGATTTCGACCAGCGTGCCGCCGAGGCACGCATGGGGACGCCCCGGCTCGTCGCCGGGACGCAGATCGTGGACGCCCCGCGCATGGTGCGGCACTCGCTGCCCAGGACCGCCGCCACCGACGCCGCGATCGGACTCGCCCTCGGGCTCGTCCTCGGGCTCGCGGTGTCCGCGGTCGGCGCGGTGGTGGCGGACCGCCCCGTGCTGCGCCGGGAGATCGCGGCGAACCTCGGCGCCTCGGTCATCGCGGAGCTCCCCCGCCGGTCGGCCTGGCCGTGGCAGCGCCGCCGGGCCCGGGCGGCACGCGAACGGCTCACGACGTCCCTGGCCCGCACCGTGCGCGGCTCCGGGGAACCGGTGTCCCTGCTGGAGCTGGGCTGTGAGCGCAGTGCGAGCGCGATCGCCCTGGACCTCGCCGGGTCACTGGCGGCGGACGGGCCGGTGGTCGTCGTCGACGGGCTGCCCGGCCGCAGGCTCGCCGACCGGCGGCCGAAGCCGGGAGACCCGGCCGTGGTCGGCGGGGAGCGTGCCGCGACGGTGCCGCGTCAGGAACGCCTGGTCGGCATCGGCTCGGTGGCGCCCGGCACGGCATGGACCGACCTGCGCTACCTCGGTCCCCGGACCGTGCTCGTCGTGCGGGCGGGGCACGGCAGCGCCGCCTGGCTGCACACCGTGGCACGTCAGCTCGCGGACCAGCACATCCCGGTGGTCGGTGTGGTGCTGATCGACCCGGATCCGCGGGACAGGACCGACGGCACCCTGTGGGAGGGCCCGTTCACCGCTCTGCGCGGCCGGAACGAGGTGCCCGTCCGGCGGAACGGTGGGGGTACCTCCCGCGCCGTTCAGGCAGTGGGGGAGGGCGGACGGCGGACGGAGCGGCTGCCGATGTGGGCGGCGCGGGTCCCCGACAGCGATCAGGAGGGTCAGTAG
- the asnB gene encoding asparagine synthase (glutamine-hydrolyzing), with protein MCGIAGTYRWPDGKVVADRLTDTLAHRGPDGAGRYGHPVGDGEVHLGHRRLAIVDLSETGAQPMVSDGLVLTYNGELYNAPELRAELTAAGVRFRGTSDTEVLLEAWRRWGTDCLPRLRGMFAFGIFDERTGELVLARDQLGIKPLFLLRRGGGLLFSSELKALAAVTGGSLEVDHAALVASLLYYWVPDSRCAFREAEKLPPGSWLRCRPDGRVERGRFWNLKDVAAEGRDRALAGERPDLAAIVEESTRRHLLSDVPVATFLSGGLDSSYLTALAAREQPGISAYTIGFRAEDARFEAMPDDLRYARRVAERFGVDLHEIEIAPDVLDLLPRMTYHLDEPIGDPAAINTFLICSAAREAGVKVMLSGMGADELFAGYRKHLANLIALRYQRVPRPLRRGVSRAVDRLPVATARRGYRSVRFAKRFLSFADLPEETAFRRSYTMYDRGELLGLIDPDLAGTVDDVLTEHADVYEDNDLDDFVNRMCLGDARMFLPGLNLAYTDRSSMAASTEVRVPYVDVEVVKAAFTVPGDRKIVGRQGKAVLKEAATSVLPREIAYRPKGLFSAPLRAWMSRDLAPLVREVVNDGELVRSGLLRRDALARMVAEDAAGQRDFSKHLWHVLTLEYWYRGATSGSGQNSSLTA; from the coding sequence ATGTGTGGCATAGCGGGTACTTACCGATGGCCGGACGGGAAGGTCGTGGCCGACCGGCTCACCGATACGCTCGCCCACCGCGGTCCGGACGGGGCGGGCCGGTACGGCCACCCCGTCGGTGACGGCGAGGTGCACCTCGGGCACCGCCGGCTGGCCATCGTCGACCTCTCGGAGACCGGCGCCCAGCCGATGGTCTCGGACGGCCTCGTCCTGACGTACAACGGCGAGCTGTACAACGCGCCCGAGCTGCGGGCCGAGTTGACGGCGGCCGGGGTGCGCTTCCGCGGTACGTCCGACACCGAGGTGCTCCTGGAGGCCTGGCGGCGCTGGGGCACGGACTGCCTGCCCAGGCTGCGCGGCATGTTCGCGTTCGGGATCTTCGACGAGCGGACCGGTGAGCTCGTGCTCGCCCGTGACCAGCTCGGCATCAAGCCGCTGTTCCTGCTCCGGCGCGGCGGGGGTCTGCTGTTCTCCTCCGAGCTGAAGGCGCTCGCCGCCGTGACCGGCGGGTCGCTGGAGGTGGACCACGCGGCGCTGGTGGCCTCGCTGCTCTACTACTGGGTGCCGGACTCGCGGTGCGCCTTCCGCGAGGCGGAGAAGCTGCCGCCGGGGAGCTGGCTCCGGTGCCGGCCCGACGGGCGGGTGGAGCGCGGCCGGTTCTGGAACCTGAAGGACGTCGCGGCCGAGGGCCGGGACCGGGCCCTGGCCGGCGAGCGGCCGGACCTGGCCGCGATCGTCGAGGAGTCGACCCGGCGGCACCTGCTCTCCGACGTGCCCGTGGCGACCTTCCTGTCCGGTGGTCTCGACTCCAGCTACCTGACGGCGCTCGCGGCCCGCGAGCAGCCCGGGATCTCCGCCTACACGATCGGGTTCCGGGCGGAGGACGCCAGGTTCGAGGCGATGCCGGACGACCTGCGCTACGCCCGGCGGGTGGCCGAGCGGTTCGGCGTCGACCTCCACGAGATCGAGATCGCGCCGGACGTGCTCGACCTGCTGCCGCGGATGACGTACCACCTGGACGAGCCGATCGGCGACCCCGCCGCGATCAACACCTTCCTCATCTGCTCGGCCGCCCGGGAGGCCGGGGTCAAGGTGATGCTCTCGGGCATGGGCGCCGACGAGCTGTTCGCCGGCTACCGCAAGCACCTGGCCAATCTGATCGCGCTGCGCTACCAGCGCGTCCCGCGGCCCCTGCGGCGCGGCGTGTCCAGGGCCGTGGACCGGCTGCCGGTCGCCACGGCCCGCCGGGGGTACCGGTCGGTGCGCTTCGCGAAGCGGTTCCTCTCCTTCGCCGACCTGCCGGAGGAGACCGCGTTCCGGCGCAGCTACACCATGTACGACCGGGGCGAGCTGCTCGGCCTGATCGATCCGGACCTGGCCGGGACCGTCGACGACGTACTGACCGAACACGCGGACGTCTACGAGGACAACGACCTCGACGACTTCGTCAACCGCATGTGCCTGGGCGACGCCCGGATGTTCCTGCCGGGCCTGAACCTCGCGTACACGGACCGGTCGAGCATGGCCGCGTCGACCGAGGTGCGCGTGCCGTACGTGGACGTCGAGGTGGTCAAGGCGGCGTTCACCGTGCCCGGTGACCGCAAGATCGTCGGCCGGCAGGGCAAGGCCGTCCTCAAGGAGGCGGCCACGTCGGTCCTGCCCCGGGAGATCGCGTACCGGCCCAAGGGCCTCTTCAGCGCCCCGCTGCGCGCCTGGATGAGCCGGGACCTGGCACCGCTGGTGCGCGAGGTGGTGAACGACGGCGAGCTCGTCCGCTCCGGGCTCCTGCGCCGCGACGCGCTGGCGCGCATGGTCGCCGAGGACGCCGCCGGGCAGCGGGACTTCTCCAAGCATCTGTGGCATGTGCTGACGCTCGAGTACTGGTATCGCGGTGCGACCTCCGGGTCCGGCCAGAACTCTTCCTTGACCGCGTAG
- a CDS encoding bi-domain-containing oxidoreductase, with protein MKQVVQNYKSGELAVLDVPVPGCKPGGVLVRTAYSLISTGTELMKVSEAGMSMLGKARSRPDQVAKVMQSVATNGLPATYSKVMGKLDSYTPLGYSLCGVVEQVGSGIDDVKVGDLVACAGNEHALHAELNWVPKNLYSRVPDGLAPRHAAFGTVGSIALQGVRQGEPQLGEAALVIGLGLIGQLVVQLLAASGVRVVGVDPDPARCELAERLGAEACGDPASAAVEAAVAELTDGHGVDQVYLAAGGGSNQPVELAARLARDRGRVVDIGKCRLDLPWNAYYEKELDVRFSRSYGPGRYDPAYELEGRDYPIGYVRWTERRNLACFLDLLSRGSVDVEPLVSHVADFDDAVETYRRLKDGDLKAVAVLFRYPEGDTGEAAAPAVAVPAVKRSGGAVSAPARAAGKPVRLAFVGAGNYATSMLLPHLAGRDGVELSTVVTTTALSAANAQRKFGFAEATTDLDAVLDDKSVDAVFVVTRHSSHAELTRRALLAGKAVFVEKPLALSEDELAGVLAAVEESGNDRLQVGFNRRFSPLLQEARERFGARSGPASLRYLVNAGRLQHGSWYLRQGTEGSRFAGEGGHFIDTASWLLGADPVSVYAVAMSGADDLQVVLRYPDGSTATISYVTTGAPGFPKETLDLVADGKVLRLDDFVRASVHGGKRWVSSRLPKARDKGQNAELAAFVRAVRTGGPMPVPLESLVATTAATLAVPAGLAAGVPVTLAGAR; from the coding sequence GTGAAACAGGTCGTACAGAACTACAAGAGCGGCGAACTGGCCGTGCTCGACGTGCCCGTGCCGGGATGCAAGCCGGGCGGTGTGCTGGTCCGTACCGCGTACTCGCTGATATCCACCGGGACCGAGCTGATGAAGGTGTCCGAGGCCGGCATGTCGATGCTGGGCAAGGCCCGCTCCCGGCCGGACCAGGTGGCGAAGGTCATGCAGAGCGTGGCCACCAACGGCTTACCGGCCACCTACAGCAAGGTCATGGGCAAGCTGGACTCCTACACGCCGCTCGGCTACTCGCTGTGCGGGGTGGTCGAGCAGGTCGGCAGCGGGATCGACGACGTGAAGGTCGGCGACCTGGTGGCCTGCGCCGGCAACGAGCACGCGCTGCACGCCGAGCTGAACTGGGTGCCGAAGAACCTCTACTCCCGTGTGCCGGACGGCCTCGCGCCTCGGCACGCGGCCTTCGGCACGGTCGGGTCGATCGCGCTGCAGGGAGTCCGCCAGGGCGAGCCGCAGCTCGGCGAGGCGGCGCTGGTCATCGGCCTCGGGCTGATCGGGCAGCTGGTGGTGCAGCTCCTGGCGGCCTCGGGGGTCCGCGTCGTCGGCGTCGACCCCGATCCGGCGCGCTGCGAGCTCGCCGAGCGCCTGGGGGCCGAGGCCTGCGGCGATCCCGCGTCGGCGGCCGTGGAAGCAGCCGTCGCCGAGCTCACCGACGGTCACGGGGTGGACCAGGTGTACCTGGCCGCCGGCGGCGGCAGCAACCAGCCCGTCGAGCTGGCCGCCCGGCTGGCCCGGGACCGGGGCCGGGTCGTCGACATCGGCAAGTGCCGCCTGGACCTCCCGTGGAACGCGTACTACGAGAAGGAGCTCGACGTCCGGTTCTCGCGCTCCTACGGCCCCGGGCGCTACGACCCTGCGTACGAGCTCGAAGGGCGGGACTATCCGATCGGGTACGTGCGCTGGACCGAGCGCCGCAACCTGGCGTGCTTCCTCGACCTCCTCTCGCGCGGCAGCGTCGACGTGGAGCCCCTGGTCTCCCACGTCGCCGATTTCGACGACGCCGTCGAGACGTACCGGCGCCTGAAGGACGGCGATCTGAAGGCCGTGGCCGTGCTGTTCCGGTACCCCGAGGGAGACACGGGGGAAGCGGCGGCTCCGGCGGTGGCCGTGCCCGCCGTGAAGCGGAGCGGCGGCGCGGTGTCCGCCCCGGCCCGGGCCGCCGGGAAGCCGGTGCGGCTGGCGTTCGTCGGCGCCGGCAACTACGCGACGTCGATGCTGCTGCCGCATCTGGCGGGGCGCGACGGCGTCGAGCTGTCGACCGTCGTCACCACGACGGCGCTTTCCGCGGCCAACGCGCAGCGGAAGTTCGGCTTCGCCGAGGCGACCACCGATCTCGACGCCGTGCTCGACGACAAGTCCGTCGACGCGGTGTTCGTCGTCACCCGCCACAGCTCGCACGCCGAACTGACCCGGCGGGCGCTGCTCGCGGGCAAGGCGGTGTTCGTGGAGAAGCCCCTCGCGCTCTCCGAGGACGAGCTGGCCGGCGTGCTCGCGGCGGTGGAGGAGTCCGGCAACGACCGGCTGCAGGTGGGCTTCAACCGCCGGTTCTCGCCCCTGCTGCAGGAGGCCAGGGAGCGGTTCGGCGCCCGGAGCGGTCCGGCGAGCCTGCGCTACCTGGTCAACGCGGGCCGGCTCCAGCACGGCAGCTGGTATCTCCGGCAGGGCACCGAGGGCTCGCGCTTCGCCGGCGAGGGCGGCCACTTCATCGACACGGCGAGCTGGCTGCTGGGGGCCGACCCGGTCTCCGTGTACGCGGTCGCCATGTCCGGCGCCGACGACCTGCAGGTCGTACTGCGCTACCCGGACGGGTCCACCGCCACCATCAGCTACGTCACCACCGGCGCGCCCGGCTTCCCCAAGGAGACGCTGGACCTCGTCGCCGACGGAAAGGTGCTGCGGCTCGACGACTTCGTCCGTGCCTCGGTCCACGGCGGCAAGCGGTGGGTCAGTTCGCGGCTGCCGAAGGCCCGGGACAAGGGCCAGAACGCGGAGCTGGCGGCGTTCGTCAGGGCCGTGCGGACCGGCGGGCCGATGCCGGTGCCGCTGGAGTCGCTCGTCGCCACCACGGCGGCCACCCTCGCCGTGCCGGCCGGCCTGGCCGCGGGGGTGCCGGTGACGCTGGCGGGGGCTCGATGA
- a CDS encoding heparinase II/III family protein: MTLSTGWYLRRLSRMGPREVGGRVGDALRRRRWRSVRPDGPAVTGARFTAVLPEGTIGAVPPDAAKRLVAEADRLMAGHVEYFGVVRDDLVDPDWWYDPKTGRRAPWGYAFDVPYRDEETVGDIKQIWELSRHQYLTVLAAAYAITGDERYAERVAEHLRSWWAANAPLRGVHWTSGIELGIRLLSWVWVRRLLDGWPGAAGLFEGNPVALRQIWHHQRWLAAFPSRGSSANNHVVAEAAGQFAAACAFDWFPASARWRADALRTLDRQLRANTFGSGLNRELATEYHGLVLELGLAAVAEADAAGVPVPPTVRLVLLRMTDALAAVVDNRLRPPRQGDSDDGHGLVVDGAGTDRWGSLLATGDAVFGRLDWWPEVTGTDVRTPLLAALVRPYAKPGGAPAVSRPASRPAHFADAGMTILRGPGEIWCRCDGGPHGFLSIAAHAHADALSVEVRHDGVDVLADPGTYCYHGQPEWRQYFRSTLGHNTLQWEGGDQSVSGGPFLWTRHARSRVLVADTAGDGVARWCAEHDGYERFTHRRRVELTAASRELRVVDEVHGDGGAVRLAFHLGPAIAAELVGNLAVLTWTRDGEDRSAALDLPGQLSWRAHRGESRPPLGWYSPGFGRKEPSTTLVGTGFADGTTLSGEFTTVLRFRG; the protein is encoded by the coding sequence ATGACCCTGAGCACGGGCTGGTACCTGCGGCGACTGTCCCGGATGGGGCCGCGGGAGGTCGGCGGCAGGGTGGGCGACGCCCTGCGCAGGCGGCGGTGGCGGTCGGTGCGACCGGACGGCCCGGCGGTGACCGGCGCCCGGTTCACCGCGGTGCTGCCCGAGGGGACGATCGGCGCGGTGCCGCCGGACGCCGCGAAACGTCTCGTCGCCGAGGCGGACCGGCTGATGGCCGGGCACGTCGAGTACTTCGGGGTGGTCCGCGACGACCTGGTGGACCCGGACTGGTGGTACGACCCGAAGACCGGGCGCCGGGCCCCGTGGGGCTACGCCTTCGACGTGCCGTACCGCGACGAGGAGACGGTCGGGGACATCAAGCAGATCTGGGAGCTGTCCCGGCACCAGTACCTCACCGTGCTCGCCGCCGCCTACGCGATCACCGGCGACGAGCGGTACGCCGAGCGGGTGGCCGAGCACCTGCGGTCGTGGTGGGCGGCCAACGCGCCGCTGCGCGGGGTGCACTGGACCAGCGGCATCGAGCTGGGGATCCGGCTGCTCTCCTGGGTGTGGGTCCGGCGGCTGCTCGACGGCTGGCCGGGCGCGGCCGGCCTGTTCGAGGGCAATCCGGTGGCGCTGCGCCAGATCTGGCACCACCAGCGCTGGCTGGCCGCCTTCCCCAGCCGGGGGTCGTCGGCGAACAACCACGTCGTCGCCGAGGCCGCCGGGCAGTTCGCCGCGGCCTGCGCGTTCGACTGGTTCCCCGCCTCGGCGCGTTGGCGGGCGGACGCCCTGCGGACGCTGGACCGGCAGCTGCGGGCCAACACCTTCGGCTCCGGCCTCAACCGCGAGCTGGCCACCGAGTACCACGGGCTGGTCCTGGAGCTGGGCCTGGCCGCGGTGGCCGAGGCGGACGCGGCCGGCGTACCGGTCCCCCCGACGGTCCGGCTGGTGCTGCTGCGGATGACCGACGCGCTCGCCGCCGTCGTGGACAACCGATTACGGCCACCGCGCCAGGGCGACTCCGACGACGGCCACGGTCTGGTCGTCGACGGCGCGGGCACCGACCGCTGGGGTTCTCTGCTGGCCACCGGGGACGCCGTGTTCGGGCGGCTCGACTGGTGGCCGGAGGTGACCGGCACCGATGTGCGTACGCCGCTGCTCGCGGCGCTCGTCCGGCCGTACGCGAAGCCGGGCGGCGCACCGGCCGTGTCCCGGCCGGCGAGCAGGCCGGCCCATTTCGCCGACGCGGGCATGACCATCCTGCGGGGGCCGGGGGAGATCTGGTGCCGCTGCGACGGCGGTCCGCACGGGTTCCTGTCCATCGCCGCGCACGCCCACGCGGACGCCCTGTCCGTGGAGGTCCGGCACGACGGGGTCGACGTGCTCGCCGACCCGGGGACGTACTGCTACCACGGGCAGCCCGAGTGGCGGCAGTACTTCCGGTCGACGCTCGGCCACAACACCCTGCAGTGGGAGGGCGGTGACCAGTCCGTCTCCGGCGGCCCGTTCCTGTGGACCCGCCATGCCCGGAGCCGTGTCCTGGTCGCGGACACCGCCGGCGACGGGGTGGCGCGCTGGTGCGCCGAGCACGACGGGTACGAGCGTTTCACGCACCGCCGCCGGGTGGAGCTGACGGCCGCGAGCCGGGAGCTGCGGGTGGTCGACGAGGTCCACGGCGACGGCGGGGCCGTCCGCCTGGCGTTCCACCTCGGCCCGGCGATCGCCGCGGAGCTGGTGGGGAACCTGGCCGTCCTCACCTGGACGCGGGACGGCGAGGACCGTTCCGCCGCGCTCGACCTGCCCGGGCAGCTGTCCTGGCGGGCGCATCGCGGCGAGAGCCGACCGCCGCTGGGCTGGTACTCCCCCGGTTTCGGGCGCAAGGAACCCTCCACCACGCTGGTCGGCACCGGATTCGCCGACGGCACCACGCTGTCGGGGGAGTTCACCACCGTGCTCAGGTTCCGCGGCTAG
- a CDS encoding right-handed parallel beta-helix repeat-containing protein, with protein sequence MIERRRRTVPTAPPVRLPGLLPVLLLLAATGCTGTADAPAKPTRTSSASGAPAASGAPSTAVARVCAAPEAGPAKAPAGAVTVDPAVVGDLAAKTGSSPPNTTFWLRPGTHRLEADPYAQVVPKEGNTYLGAPGAVLDGRRTNQYAFGGTARDVTIRHLTVQRFVAPNNEGVVNHDMADGWVIEHARIQDNSGAGLMAGARQQVRASCLRGNGQYGMNAYKTGDSVKGLVVEGNEVVGNNTDDWERRQPGCGCTAGIKFWAVDGADIRGNWVHDNRGAGLWADTNNNDFRFEDNVIEANDGAALIYETSYNAVIRNNTIRRNNVVEGRGHAEDGDDFPYGTVYVSESGGEPRVPARTDRIEIYGNVLENNWSGITLWENADRFCNSPSNTSTGYCTLLVKDAARCAPPAIAAAPLRDDCRWKTQRVDVHGNRFVLDKAALDCTVGCDRMAVVANSGTSPEWSPYKGERVSEAITRGQRNRWRDNVYLGPWTFVAHAPGRTLDFGDWQGAPYRQDAGSTFRARDGG encoded by the coding sequence GTGATCGAGCGGCGGCGCCGGACGGTGCCGACGGCGCCTCCGGTGCGGCTCCCGGGGCTGCTGCCGGTGCTGCTTCTGCTTGCGGCGACCGGCTGTACGGGTACGGCGGACGCCCCGGCGAAGCCGACCCGTACGTCCTCGGCGTCCGGGGCGCCCGCGGCCTCCGGAGCCCCCTCCACCGCCGTGGCCCGGGTGTGCGCCGCACCCGAGGCCGGGCCGGCGAAGGCCCCGGCCGGCGCGGTCACGGTCGACCCGGCGGTGGTCGGCGACCTGGCCGCGAAGACCGGGAGCAGCCCCCCGAACACCACGTTCTGGCTGCGGCCTGGCACACACAGGCTCGAAGCGGACCCCTACGCCCAGGTCGTGCCCAAGGAGGGGAACACCTACCTCGGCGCGCCGGGCGCGGTGCTCGACGGCCGGAGGACCAACCAGTACGCGTTCGGCGGCACCGCCCGCGACGTCACCATCCGCCACCTGACCGTGCAGCGCTTCGTCGCGCCGAACAACGAGGGCGTGGTCAACCACGACATGGCCGACGGGTGGGTGATCGAGCACGCGAGGATCCAGGACAACTCCGGTGCCGGGCTGATGGCCGGTGCCCGTCAGCAGGTCCGCGCCAGCTGCCTGCGCGGCAACGGGCAGTACGGCATGAACGCCTACAAGACCGGCGACTCCGTCAAGGGCCTGGTGGTCGAGGGCAACGAGGTCGTGGGCAACAACACCGACGACTGGGAGCGGCGGCAGCCGGGCTGCGGCTGCACCGCGGGCATCAAGTTCTGGGCGGTCGACGGCGCCGACATCCGCGGCAACTGGGTGCACGACAACCGCGGGGCCGGATTGTGGGCGGACACCAACAACAACGACTTCCGCTTCGAGGACAACGTCATCGAAGCCAACGACGGTGCCGCGCTGATCTACGAGACCAGCTACAACGCGGTCATCAGGAACAACACGATCCGGCGCAACAACGTGGTCGAGGGCCGTGGCCACGCCGAGGACGGCGACGACTTCCCCTACGGGACCGTCTACGTGTCCGAGTCCGGGGGCGAGCCGCGGGTCCCGGCCCGCACGGACAGGATCGAGATCTACGGGAACGTGCTGGAGAACAACTGGTCCGGGATCACCCTGTGGGAGAACGCCGACCGGTTCTGCAACAGCCCGTCCAACACCTCCACCGGGTACTGCACGTTGCTGGTGAAGGACGCGGCCCGCTGCGCGCCTCCGGCGATCGCCGCCGCGCCGCTGCGCGACGACTGCCGGTGGAAGACCCAGCGGGTGGACGTCCACGGCAACCGCTTCGTCCTGGACAAGGCCGCCCTCGACTGCACGGTGGGGTGCGACCGCATGGCGGTGGTGGCCAACTCCGGTACGTCTCCGGAGTGGTCGCCGTACAAGGGTGAGCGGGTCTCCGAGGCGATCACCCGCGGGCAGCGGAACCGCTGGCGCGACAACGTCTACCTCGGACCGTGGACGTTCGTCGCCCACGCCCCGGGCCGCACGCTCGACTTCGGCGACTGGCAGGGCGCGCCGTACCGGCAGGACGCGGGCAGCACCTTCCGCGCGCGGGACGGTGGTTGA